The genomic window TTGAGAGCATTAAGTATGGTGTTTATTGCTCGAGAAGACTGGTAAGTAAGCACTCTGACGCCGACTGGTTCCTCGCCATCCGCAAAAACCATCTGAGGTAACTCAACTTCGGGTTCTTCCACGAGATCTTCATGGTAATCGACTATTCTCGAAGAAACCATTTTGATTTTAGAGAAAACAGATTTTTTAGAAACGTCTATGAGCGATTTGTAGAGAAAACAGAGGTTGGTGGCAAATAAATAAGACCTGagatttagtttcaaaaatcaCATATGTTGTAGAACGAAAGTCTGAACGAAAAAATCTAGGGGTCTTTGCACTTTTAACACTTATAGATATTTCAACACCTTATGTTCTTTGCATAATTATCTTTTCCTTTATGCAACCGCCTCAACCTGTTGTGACGTCAGTAATTTGACAGGCGCATGTGCTCCACTCTTTTATCAAATGAGGGATAGTTCTGGGATTACCGAAATTGCTACAGCCCTTTTACCACCTAGCTAATATCTAGACGAAACTTTACCATCTAGTGCAAATTCCCTaaaatgaaagaaaacaaaaataatagtactatataaaagaatataccTCTTTGGAGACTCACTATACCACTAAAAAAACATACACCACTTTTGTTATTATAAATACATGCAGCTTTTCATTCGACTCGACCGACACTTGTGATGTCTTAGCATCCAAATAGTCGTTTACATGTTTCTCAAGTGATCTTTCAACCGATTAAAGCatatcctatatatatattcaacttCTTAGTCTTTTTTAACTGAACTgttaaagaaaacaaagcagaagaagaagaagaagatcaacaacaatgtATTTGaccaaataaaataacaaaatagacAAGACACAGAAAAGGACAAAGATGATtagtaataaaaagaaagacACTTGACGACAAAAAAGCATATCAAAAGATAGTTACTTTGGCTTAGCCACTACTTTGCTTAAACAATTActcacttctctctctctctctgcaatGTCGCAGCCTCGCGTCTCTTTCCGACATCCACCGCCGCTCTGTTCTTTCCTCTTCGCCATAGTCCTCTTAGTCGCCACTTTCTACACCCTCCACCACCCAGACGCCACtcctcctcatctcttctcccCAAACAAACACAACTCCCTCACTCTCCGCCGCCTCTTCCTCTCCTCCGCCTCCAACGCCACCGTCTCCTCCTACCTCCACTCCTTAACCCGTCACCCTCACCTCGCCGGAACAAAACCCTCTCTAGACACGCTCAACTACGTCCTAAACCACTTCCAAAGCCTCCGACTCGATGACACCCGCGTCGCCGAGTACGAAGCTCTCCTCTCTTACCCTACGCACTTCTCCCTCACCGCGCGTTTTAGCAACGACAACACGACTCTGGAGTTCGACTTAAACGACGACGTTTCCTCTTCCTCCGACGTCGTTATGCCGTACCACGCTTACTCCCCGTCTGGCTCCGCGTCTGGGAACGTCGTCTTCGTGAACCACGGCGAGGAGAGAGACTACCGAGCCCTCGAGATGGTCGGAGTGAGCGTGAGAGGCTGTTTGGTTTTAGTTCGAAAGGGAGAGACTCTTGGAAGAGGAGTGATCGTGAAGACGGCAGAGACTAAAGGTGCTCTCGGCGTCTTGATATACGACGAGAAAGACGGTGGTGGGCTCGGGGGCATCGAGAGAGGCACGGTGATGAGAGGAATCGGTGACCCGGTTACTCCGGGTTGGCCCGGTGTCGTCGGAGGAGAGAAGCTAAGTTTGGAGGATGATCTTGTCTCTAAAAGATTCCCAAAGATTCCATCTTTGCCTCTGTCTCTCCACAATGCAGAGATCATATTGGCTTCTCTGGCCAGAGCAAAAGCTCCGGTGGAGTGGCAAACGGGTCGGGTTGGGTCAAGTCAACGGGTTGGCCCGGGACGGGTTGTTGTCAACATGAGCTTACAGGTAAAAccgtttttttaattatacagaggtatcttGGCCCCACAGTaatggtccagactagtcacgtgttagCACGTGTCAgtcctctgtccctggcgatgccgaaatatTAATTCGACAGTGGTCGAGATTTGAACCCCCATGGTGGAACTCACGGTCTTTTCttggttttgactttttttttttgtaattaaaaaagtctttggttttgtttttacaAGGtggagatgaagatgaagaagattcaCAATGTTGTGGCTACAATAAGAGGTAGTGAGGAGCCAGACCGGTACGTGATTCTTGGGAACCACAGAGACGCGTGGACTTATGGAGCTGTTGATCCAAACAGTGGAACTTCTGCTTTGCTTGACATTGGTCGACGATTCTCTCTGTTGCTTGAATCTGGCTGGAGACCACGTAGGAGCATTCTCCTTTGTAGTTGGGACGCTGAAGAGTTCGGAATGGTTGGGTCAACTGAATGGGTTGAGGAACATGTTCTTAACTTAGGTGCAAGTGCTGTGGCTTATCTTAATGTAGATTGTGCTGTCCAAGGCTCTGGATTTTTTGCTGGTGCAACTCCTCAACTAGACAATGTTCTTGTAGATGCATTAAAGCtggtaaataataataatactaatgTGGACATTCTCAAGTAATTTCAAAAAGTCAATTCTATTTTTGTGGTCAGGTTCAAGATCCTGATGATGTAACCTTGACAGTGGAAGAGACATTCAAGTCTCAGAATAACATTGTGAGTAGAggcttctttcttttttttgttaaccacACACATAAGGGTGTCTTATGCTTTGAATGGACTCTGCAGATAGAGAGGCTAAGTAGAGTAGATTCCGATTTTTCCGGTTTTCTTCATCATGCTGGGATACCATCTATAGACATGTACTATGGAGCAGGTAAAGAAGAACTTGAGATCTTCAGAATGTGATGATGTATTAATATGtatgttgagtttttttttttcagattatCCCGTCTACCATACTGCTTTTGACTCCTATGATTGGATGATCCGCAATGCAGATCCATTGTTTCATCGTCATGTTGCCAGTAAAAGcctttgttttctttctctaGTTTTCATGGCTTCTTATGCAGAGAGGTTTGACTCTCTTCTGTGCTTTGTTATATCTCTCAGTGGCTGGAATTTGGGGGCTTTTGGGAATCATCTTGGCTGATGAGCCAGTCTTACCATTTCATTACATCTCTTATGCAGAACAGTTGCAGGTATATAGGCTCTTCTCCTCCTCACTCCCTTTATAGATAAGATAGAAAGGAAAAACTgagtttatatatgttttggttTATTGGTATCAGGCACATAGAGATACATTGAGCAAGCTCTTAGAAGGGAAAGTCTCTGTTGATCCCTTAAGCGTGGCGATACAAGAGTTCTCTTTAGTTGCTAAAGAAGTTGCAGATGAAGCAAAGgtttttttgcttttgtcttcttcttggttACACACCTATTCCTAACTTGATGATCGATTTTGCAGAAGCTAAAGAAAGGAGCATACAGGAAAAATGATGTTGCAGGAGCTGCTAAGAGAAGAGAGCTAAATGACAGAATGATGCTTGCAGAAAAAGGGTTCTTGGATTCAGAAGGAATCAGAGGGAAAGAATGGTTCAAGCATCTTGtgagtaaaaattaaaaacaatctGAGTTCCACCATTTTTCAAAACTCATGTGGCCTTGTGTTTGTGTGTTTATTTATAGGTGTATGGACCTGCAGCAGAGCCAGAGAGCAAGCTAGGTTTTTTCCCGGGAATAGCAGATGCAATTGCAACAAACTCATCAGAGGGAATAATCAAGCATGAGATATGGAGAGTCACAAGAGCTATTCAGAGAGCAAGCAAAGCTCTTAAAGGAGGGTTCACATGAGCAGAAACTTCAAAGACTTTCTCTCCTCTGCGTATATATTGTGTGACTGTAGATTGTAGAAGCATAATTCTTGTTCAAAGTCTTCAAAGACTTATCTTAATGATAGACAATACCACTGATCCGGTCACTTGTTATTGTAAGAACCCTTGCCACTTGACCACTATGTAATACCCATTTGTTGCCAAAAAGATACTTCACCTATAATTGTATAAAGTCTTTTTATTAACTATAATATCAACTTTTAGCTACTTTACTTAGACAACTTAACCAACCATATTAATCATTAGATAATTATTATCtttgataataaattaataatattgtaaGAAGTTTTATATTGGATCAGCTTATGAAGGAAAAGATGTGTAAAGATTTAATGATGATTGAAACTCAGGAGACAGTGGAAGTGTCCTGTGAAGTTGCTTCCTCAAGTCTTGCACGTACCGATTCAGCAGTAGACAGTTTATTGATTCTGCAGAAACCAAAAGAATAATGTTAAAAGCctgaagaagcaaaaaaaaaaaaaactgtttccAATAATCATACAAAACAATAGTGTTTCTTTGTCATGGTGATAATAACTCACCGAACAAGAACATCCCCAGAAGATGCTTTTGTCTCAGAGATCCAATCCGGAACCAATTGCAACATCAACCTTAGCTGCTCCTCCACTTCCTCTGagagaaagacaaaaaaaaagcaagaaagAAACTGAGATAGCCTGTCAAGGAAGAAGAGCCAGTGAAACTGTAAACACATTTATCCTTACTTCTATCCATTATATCGATTTGGCATGCGATCATCTTGTGAAGAAGCTCTTCCTTGGTGATGACCGTTCGGTTTGTTGAGTGAAACATTTTATGAATCACATTAACAAGCTTAGGCAAGTTTTGCTTCTCGGTTTGATCCTTTGGTTCCTCTATCATCTGCAAGAAAGTAAACACAACACAATGGTAAGTGAGCAAGGTTACTGAATACAACCCACAGTTTTCAAGTTTGAAAACCATCCGCTTACTGAGTGCAGAAGACTAATTTCATCGTCGGAATCATCACT from Raphanus sativus cultivar WK10039 unplaced genomic scaffold, ASM80110v3 Scaffold2886, whole genome shotgun sequence includes these protein-coding regions:
- the LOC108838687 gene encoding probable glutamate carboxypeptidase AMP1, whose translation is MSQPRVSFRHPPPLCSFLFAIVLLVATFYTLHHPDATPPHLFSPNKHNSLTLRRLFLSSASNATVSSYLHSLTRHPHLAGTKPSLDTLNYVLNHFQSLRLDDTRVAEYEALLSYPTHFSLTARFSNDNTTLEFDLNDDVSSSSDVVMPYHAYSPSGSASGNVVFVNHGEERDYRALEMVGVSVRGCLVLVRKGETLGRGVIVKTAETKGALGVLIYDEKDGGGLGGIERGTVMRGIGDPVTPGWPGVVGGEKLSLEDDLVSKRFPKIPSLPLSLHNAEIILASLARAKAPVEWQTGRVGSSQRVGPGRVVVNMSLQVEMKMKKIHNVVATIRGSEEPDRYVILGNHRDAWTYGAVDPNSGTSALLDIGRRFSLLLESGWRPRRSILLCSWDAEEFGMVGSTEWVEEHVLNLGASAVAYLNVDCAVQGSGFFAGATPQLDNVLVDALKLVQDPDDVTLTVEETFKSQNNIIERLSRVDSDFSGFLHHAGIPSIDMYYGADYPVYHTAFDSYDWMIRNADPLFHRHVAMAGIWGLLGIILADEPVLPFHYISYAEQLQAHRDTLSKLLEGKVSVDPLSVAIQEFSLVAKEVADEAKKLKKGAYRKNDVAGAAKRRELNDRMMLAEKGFLDSEGIRGKEWFKHLVYGPAAEPESKLGFFPGIADAIATNSSEGIIKHEIWRVTRAIQRASKALKGGFT